The following proteins are co-located in the Acidicapsa acidisoli genome:
- a CDS encoding retropepsin-like aspartic protease gives MRPFGLLLVLTLAAGGLLPARAQMPEMRGGAMLDCSGLPCVDVTLASGKHLKMLIDTGDVSSVLDTQVAKNLGLEVLPVKGADGKQVPGYGRAVLSGLKIGDAGLGDVKVLVMDLAAYMSKDQMPKSDGSLAYTAFKGRMLEMDYVGRKVRFSDLQTGDVQCPGQCGELTTPTFGKHGPPILVATGFSVNGKAITAQIDSLFSGTMLIYPTSVEKLGLVEEARSTKKERIKYTDGGVDMMTSVATAEAFKGRVLAKDATVYFAGPEVHLPDGMFDGTVGHALLEHSVVVMDLKGMRVWLEG, from the coding sequence ATGCCGGAGATGCGGGGCGGGGCGATGCTGGATTGCTCTGGATTGCCATGCGTGGATGTGACGCTGGCGAGCGGGAAGCATTTGAAGATGCTGATCGATACCGGAGATGTTAGCTCGGTGCTGGATACTCAGGTGGCGAAGAACCTTGGACTTGAAGTTTTGCCGGTGAAGGGAGCGGATGGCAAGCAAGTCCCGGGATACGGAAGGGCGGTCTTGAGTGGTTTGAAGATAGGCGATGCGGGACTGGGCGACGTGAAGGTGCTGGTAATGGATCTGGCGGCGTATATGTCGAAGGATCAGATGCCTAAATCCGATGGGTCGCTGGCTTATACGGCTTTCAAGGGGCGAATGCTGGAGATGGATTATGTGGGGCGGAAGGTTCGGTTTTCGGATCTCCAGACGGGCGATGTGCAGTGTCCGGGGCAGTGCGGGGAGTTGACGACTCCGACGTTTGGGAAGCACGGGCCGCCGATTCTGGTGGCTACCGGGTTCTCGGTCAATGGGAAGGCTATTACAGCGCAGATCGACTCACTGTTCAGTGGGACGATGCTGATTTATCCGACTTCGGTGGAGAAGCTGGGGTTGGTTGAGGAGGCAAGGTCCACGAAAAAAGAGAGGATCAAGTACACCGATGGCGGAGTGGACATGATGACATCTGTGGCGACTGCCGAGGCGTTTAAGGGCCGGGTGCTGGCTAAAGATGCAACTGTGTATTTTGCGGGGCCGGAGGTGCATTTGCCGGATGGGATGTTCGATGGGACGGTGGGCCATGCGCTGCTGGAGCACTCGGTGGTGGTGATGGATTTGAAGGGAATGCGGGTTTGGTTGGAGGGGTGA